From BD1-7 clade bacterium, one genomic window encodes:
- the pnbA gene encoding Para-nitrobenzyl esterase, which translates to MSAFSRQSALLISLFMLSLLSGCNTDFNFCIVDCKRVVSTSYGDVQGKSNSVVATWYDIPYAAAPEDDNRWRAPQPPAPWQGVLETKYRLRGCQQWAVPTALLDRFTDEDCLTVNVWAPDKPGDHPVMVWXFGGGLLLGSANEPQYMGHKLAKSQDVVVVTVNYRLGPMGFLSLPGLTQEQGQSGNYGFLDQVAALQWVNDEIAAFGGDPDRITLFGESAGGLSVCMHLASPLSRELFDNAIVASGPCGEWMTLNQADADARGLAFAASMGCDQTDAADQLACMRGLSGAQLKDKMKIQTNELFRVDGEDWPFFPYITQDNLFVTDTFENMIAANDALIDSGSLTPQSVILGTVKDEGSLFEALRDHPSAANYSSYLTQRYSELDASDITDVANLYPVQDFFNVGHAVSQIAGDRSIVCPTVKTANTLADAGYPTYHYEFAEYSESVLRKITLAQQGTNPPPLGVFHSGEIGFLFGVLGPTSQLDTDAQKAVSASIQGYMGALAHSGNPNHSDGVAWPQYDNANKAYLVWADGFNTANALRESYCNYWITEDFFEDSL; encoded by the coding sequence ATGAGTGCATTCAGCCGCCAGTCGGCTCTTCTAATTAGTCTTTTTATGTTGTCACTGCTGAGTGGCTGCAACACCGATTTTAACTTCTGTATCGTTGATTGTAAGCGTGTCGTGTCGACCAGCTATGGCGATGTGCAGGGTAAGAGCAACAGTGTTGTCGCTACTTGGTACGATATTCCTTATGCGGCTGCGCCTGAAGATGATAATCGTTGGCGTGCGCCGCAGCCTCCAGCGCCTTGGCAAGGTGTGTTGGAAACCAAATACCGACTACGTGGATGCCAGCAATGGGCCGTACCAACTGCATTGTTGGACCGCTTCACGGATGAAGATTGCCTGACGGTCAATGTCTGGGCACCGGATAAGCCGGGCGATCACCCTGTTATGGTTTGGTNCTTTGGTGGCGGATTGTTGCTGGGTTCTGCCAATGAGCCTCAATACATGGGCCATAAGTTAGCCAAGTCGCAGGATGTTGTTGTTGTGACGGTTAACTACCGCTTAGGGCCGATGGGCTTTTTGTCGTTACCAGGTCTGACTCAAGAACAAGGGCAGTCGGGCAATTACGGTTTTCTCGATCAAGTCGCAGCATTGCAATGGGTGAATGACGAAATCGCCGCATTTGGCGGTGATCCTGATCGTATTACCCTGTTTGGTGAGTCCGCTGGCGGTTTAAGTGTTTGCATGCATTTGGCGTCACCGCTGAGCCGCGAGTTATTTGATAACGCGATCGTTGCCAGTGGCCCTTGTGGTGAATGGATGACGCTGAACCAAGCTGACGCCGATGCGCGTGGCCTCGCGTTCGCGGCCTCAATGGGCTGTGATCAAACGGATGCAGCAGACCAGTTGGCGTGTATGCGTGGTTTATCCGGTGCTCAACTCAAAGATAAAATGAAAATCCAAACCAATGAACTGTTCCGCGTGGATGGCGAAGATTGGCCGTTTTTCCCTTACATCACGCAAGACAATCTGTTTGTCACGGATACCTTCGAAAATATGATTGCCGCTAATGATGCGTTGATCGATAGTGGTTCGTTAACGCCACAATCTGTGATTTTGGGTACCGTGAAGGATGAAGGCAGCTTGTTTGAAGCCTTGCGTGATCATCCGTCAGCTGCGAATTATTCCTCCTATCTCACTCAGCGTTATTCCGAACTTGATGCCTCGGATATTACTGATGTTGCGAACTTATACCCGGTTCAGGATTTCTTTAATGTGGGTCATGCGGTGTCGCAGATTGCCGGCGATAGAAGTATTGTTTGTCCAACCGTTAAAACGGCTAACACACTGGCCGATGCGGGCTACCCAACGTATCACTATGAGTTTGCTGAATACAGTGAATCGGTATTGCGTAAAATTACACTGGCCCAACAAGGCACTAACCCACCGCCATTAGGGGTTTTTCACTCGGGTGAAATTGGGTTCTTGTTCGGTGTGCTTGGCCCAACGAGTCAACTGGATACCGACGCACAAAAGGCCGTATCCGCATCTATTCAAGGTTACATGGGAGCGCTTGCTCATTCGGGTAATCCGAATCATTCTGATGGGGTAGCCTGGCCGCAATATGATAATGCCAATAAGGCTTATCTGGTTTGGGCTGATGGCTTCAATACAGCCAATGCGCTGAGGGAAAGCTATTGTAACTATTGGATTACAGAAGATTTTTTTGAAGATAGCTTATGA
- the aer gene encoding Aerotaxis receptor: MQNMAPEQALDDAQPSQLSYHDGSTRTVYVSGKETPFPFGKLIVSRTDTSGVITHMNQAFIDMSGFTEDELIGQPHAILRHPDMPRAVFKDIWETAGRGEKWSGYVKNLRKDGGYYWVNATVIPNYRNGELVGFSSVRRKPSPNKIAEIVAVYEAMKEEETCQS, encoded by the coding sequence ATGCAGAACATGGCTCCCGAACAAGCGCTGGATGATGCGCAACCCAGTCAGCTGAGTTACCACGATGGCAGTACCCGCACGGTGTACGTGAGTGGTAAAGAGACGCCTTTTCCATTCGGAAAACTCATTGTCTCACGCACAGATACCTCAGGCGTGATTACGCATATGAACCAGGCGTTTATCGATATGTCCGGGTTCACCGAAGACGAGCTCATCGGCCAACCACACGCCATTCTTCGCCATCCGGATATGCCTCGCGCTGTTTTCAAAGACATTTGGGAAACCGCAGGCCGCGGGGAAAAATGGAGTGGCTATGTGAAAAACCTGCGCAAAGATGGCGGCTACTACTGGGTCAATGCAACCGTCATCCCAAACTACCGGAACGGCGAACTGGTTGGTTTTTCATCCGTTCGACGTAAGCCATCACCCAATAAAATCGCAGAAATTGTTGCGGTTTACGAGGCCATGAAGGAGGAAGAAACATGTCAAAGCTAA
- the luxQ_3 gene encoding Autoinducer 2 sensor kinase/phosphatase LuxQ — MTLQRQVILFIIAATSVSVITLYWIVQHRINKDFTELEQANTLEDLRRFNAILDYDGTQLIALAHDWGQWDQSYQFIAGEYPGFEEDNISPATLETLGVELLAMINGGFDSQLAIVDGGPEIGERSLTTKEWLDLRRLLKYQRNMADDMPITELAKIGDTNYLVGSFPSTRNDGTGERYHGYVVFARAVNDGYLARVADMLKKPLVFTTPQEKNRQVWVDSLHIHGSINHNDFARQPLFAVELTNTRDIYAKAEALNRQLIYTLVALGLLIIVAAYWGLHFSVIRPLEALRSYMQRYSLSRQSDPVVISGASELADLASAFNHLMASIDSAQGHLNRALDDARKASRAKSQFLANMSHEIRTPMAAVMGYTELLRSGELTEAERLAYLEILESNGSQLLAIINDILDLSRIEAGELRLDKVPTDMAGLLYETLELLDDQAHKSGNTLNLRVSDGARINIMTDPVRVRQVLVNIIGNAIKFTDHGSIDIDASIVGNYWQVQVRDTGVGMDEYAQKHAFDSFYQFDSTDSRHYQGTGLGLTIARDLVQSLGGTINLVSSAGQGSCFKITLPADEPISAVALSALPGPQSSFSGRTAMVVDDNPVMSLLMTKLLENMGMSVSAFNNAVDALVYLDAPDCAVEIIFMDMQMPAMDGYEATRLIVSRNLAPRVIAVTASSMEGDEEACLAAGCSAYLSKPINTGKLVAILDRWLPTGTDS; from the coding sequence ATGACTCTCCAGCGTCAGGTTATATTGTTTATTATTGCTGCAACGTCAGTATCAGTTATTACCCTTTATTGGATCGTACAGCACAGAATTAACAAAGATTTTACTGAGCTGGAACAAGCCAACACTCTCGAAGACCTGCGCCGATTCAATGCGATTCTTGATTACGATGGTACTCAACTTATCGCCCTGGCTCATGATTGGGGGCAATGGGATCAAAGCTATCAATTCATTGCAGGAGAGTACCCCGGTTTTGAGGAAGACAACATATCGCCAGCGACGTTGGAAACGTTAGGTGTTGAGTTGTTAGCAATGATTAATGGCGGGTTCGACAGCCAGTTGGCGATTGTCGACGGCGGACCAGAGATTGGCGAGCGATCGTTGACCACCAAAGAGTGGCTGGATTTACGTCGTCTTCTTAAGTATCAGCGCAATATGGCTGATGATATGCCTATCACCGAATTGGCTAAAATTGGTGACACTAATTACCTTGTGGGCAGTTTCCCCAGTACACGCAACGATGGCACAGGCGAGCGTTACCACGGCTATGTTGTTTTCGCACGTGCAGTGAATGATGGTTATCTTGCTCGCGTGGCGGATATGCTCAAAAAACCCCTGGTTTTTACCACTCCGCAGGAAAAGAATCGTCAGGTATGGGTTGATTCTTTGCATATCCACGGTTCGATTAACCACAACGATTTTGCTCGGCAACCCCTATTTGCGGTTGAGCTGACCAATACTCGAGATATCTATGCCAAGGCTGAAGCGCTTAACCGGCAATTGATATATACCTTAGTAGCCTTAGGGTTATTGATCATTGTCGCGGCATATTGGGGTCTCCACTTCAGTGTTATCCGTCCTTTGGAAGCGTTGCGAAGTTACATGCAACGCTATTCTTTGAGTCGACAATCTGATCCGGTAGTTATTTCCGGTGCCAGCGAACTGGCTGATTTGGCATCGGCGTTTAATCATTTGATGGCATCAATTGATAGCGCTCAGGGGCATCTGAATCGAGCGTTGGACGATGCTCGTAAAGCCAGTCGTGCCAAGAGTCAGTTTCTAGCGAACATGAGCCATGAAATTCGCACACCGATGGCGGCAGTGATGGGCTATACCGAACTGCTGCGTTCTGGCGAGTTGACCGAAGCTGAGCGGTTGGCGTATCTCGAGATATTAGAGAGCAACGGTAGTCAGCTACTAGCGATCATCAATGACATTCTCGATTTATCAAGAATTGAAGCCGGTGAGCTGCGTCTGGATAAAGTACCCACAGACATGGCTGGGCTGTTGTATGAAACACTCGAGTTACTTGACGACCAAGCACACAAGAGCGGGAATACGCTCAACTTGCGTGTCTCCGATGGCGCCAGAATCAACATCATGACGGATCCAGTGCGTGTTCGTCAGGTGCTGGTCAACATTATAGGCAATGCAATTAAGTTTACCGATCACGGATCTATCGATATCGACGCCTCAATAGTTGGGAATTACTGGCAGGTGCAAGTACGTGATACGGGAGTGGGCATGGACGAATATGCCCAGAAACACGCATTTGACAGTTTCTATCAATTTGATAGCACCGATAGCCGGCATTATCAGGGGACCGGTTTGGGTTTGACCATCGCTCGTGATTTAGTGCAAAGCTTGGGCGGCACTATCAACCTCGTTAGTTCAGCCGGGCAGGGTAGTTGTTTCAAGATCACGTTGCCGGCTGATGAGCCCATTAGTGCGGTTGCGTTGTCGGCCCTACCTGGGCCACAAAGTTCGTTTTCGGGACGTACGGCGATGGTTGTTGATGATAACCCGGTAATGTCTTTATTGATGACCAAACTGTTGGAAAATATGGGGATGTCTGTAAGCGCGTTTAATAATGCGGTTGATGCGTTAGTGTATCTTGATGCACCAGACTGCGCCGTTGAAATTATCTTTATGGATATGCAGATGCCTGCCATGGATGGCTATGAGGCAACACGTTTGATTGTTTCTAGAAACCTGGCACCTCGGGTTATCGCCGTGACGGCTTCGAGCATGGAAGGGGATGAGGAAGCCTGTCTGGCAGCTGGTTGCAGTGCCTATTTATCCAAGCCGATAAATACAGGGAAATTGGTTGCCATTCTAGATCGCTGGTTGCCGACGGGGACTGATTCTTGA
- the kefC gene encoding Glutathione-regulated potassium-efflux system protein KefC, with protein sequence MDETQTLYQAFIFLLAAIITVPIAKALKLGSVLGYLCAGVLVGPFGLELAGNRLSDIMHFAELGIVMMLFVVGLELRPATLWRQRSTLLGLGGTQFVATTLAIAIPAWLFGLNHHEALAVGMILSLSSTAIVLQLLDEKRQMKTPLGRSAFSVLLFQDIAVIPVLAILPLLALGQTTAHFFSPENPIAVIEKTLTIVFVVGAIVATARFLLNPLFRIVAATKVPELFVATTLLIIISIVLLMNLAGLSAALGAFIAGMVLAESEYRTELEVGISPFKGLLLGLFFLSVGAGINFELLLKFPLQILSMLFGLVTIKIIILISITKMVKFNAQTTLMFAVILSQAGEFCFVLLTFASDHQVLGVALSQKLTLVVALSMALTPILILLNETSLPKIRVPEPDRTPEDFPGEYXPIILAGIGRYGQIVSRMLRAKGYDITVLEADATQLDIARKFGHAAYYGDAARPDVLEAAGISEAYLLILAIDDHDKILQIIRFCQKNYPTVRIIARATGRREAHEIMAMDAEATRETFHSSLYTGEQALRALGIPAYEAHRTAAWFKLHDIKHLRELTAVWGDEEKYLSRLRDNLALIENLIQVDAGIEVTDEDTLHPDPPANGTN encoded by the coding sequence ATGGATGAAACCCAAACTCTCTATCAGGCATTTATCTTTCTGCTCGCGGCCATCATCACCGTGCCTATCGCTAAAGCACTGAAACTGGGTTCCGTGCTGGGTTACCTCTGCGCTGGCGTACTTGTTGGCCCGTTTGGCCTTGAACTGGCAGGTAATCGTCTTAGCGACATCATGCATTTTGCTGAACTCGGCATTGTGATGATGCTATTTGTGGTTGGTCTTGAACTCAGGCCGGCAACTCTGTGGCGACAACGCAGTACATTACTCGGATTGGGGGGAACACAATTTGTCGCAACAACCCTCGCTATCGCGATTCCTGCGTGGCTGTTTGGGCTGAATCATCACGAGGCACTGGCCGTCGGCATGATCCTGTCATTATCCTCAACGGCCATTGTGTTGCAGCTACTGGATGAAAAACGCCAGATGAAAACACCGCTCGGAAGGTCTGCTTTTTCCGTGTTGCTGTTTCAAGATATCGCCGTTATCCCAGTGTTAGCGATTCTCCCGCTGCTGGCTCTAGGGCAAACAACAGCCCACTTTTTCAGCCCCGAAAACCCGATCGCTGTAATCGAAAAAACACTCACTATTGTCTTCGTCGTCGGAGCCATTGTCGCCACGGCACGTTTTCTGTTGAACCCGCTATTTCGAATCGTCGCAGCAACAAAAGTCCCGGAGCTTTTTGTTGCCACCACACTACTTATCATCATCAGTATTGTTTTGTTGATGAACTTGGCAGGCTTATCAGCGGCACTTGGCGCATTCATCGCAGGCATGGTTTTGGCCGAGAGTGAATATCGAACCGAGCTAGAGGTAGGTATTAGCCCGTTTAAAGGACTTCTTCTCGGATTGTTTTTTCTGAGTGTCGGTGCCGGAATCAACTTCGAACTACTGCTTAAGTTTCCGTTGCAGATCCTCTCCATGCTGTTTGGGCTGGTTACGATCAAAATTATCATTCTGATCAGCATTACCAAAATGGTTAAATTCAATGCACAAACGACGCTAATGTTTGCAGTCATACTCTCGCAGGCGGGGGAATTTTGTTTTGTCCTACTGACGTTTGCCAGTGATCACCAAGTATTAGGTGTTGCTCTCTCACAAAAACTGACACTGGTTGTTGCGCTTAGCATGGCACTAACACCTATACTCATCCTGTTGAATGAGACATCACTGCCGAAAATTCGAGTACCAGAACCTGACAGAACGCCTGAGGACTTTCCTGGCGAGTACANACCGATCATCCTTGCAGGTATCGGGCGATATGGTCAGATTGTCAGTCGTATGCTGCGAGCGAAGGGATATGACATTACGGTGCTGGAAGCCGATGCAACACAGCTCGATATTGCCCGTAAATTTGGCCATGCAGCCTACTATGGCGATGCTGCCAGGCCGGACGTGTTAGAAGCTGCGGGAATCAGTGAAGCGTATTTGTTAATTTTAGCCATCGACGATCATGACAAAATCCTGCAGATCATTCGCTTTTGCCAAAAAAACTACCCCACTGTGCGGATCATTGCCCGGGCGACAGGCCGACGTGAAGCGCACGAGATCATGGCGATGGATGCCGAAGCCACACGAGAAACGTTTCATTCCAGCTTATATACCGGTGAGCAGGCCCTTCGTGCGTTGGGGATACCGGCTTACGAAGCTCACCGCACAGCCGCTTGGTTCAAATTACACGATATCAAGCATTTGCGCGAGCTAACTGCCGTTTGGGGTGATGAAGAAAAATATCTCTCTCGACTACGCGACAACCTGGCACTGATAGAAAACCTGATACAGGTTGATGCCGGTATCGAAGTGACCGATGAAGACACCTTACACCCCGATCCCCCAGCCAACGGCACAAATTGA
- the trg_2 gene encoding Methyl-accepting chemotaxis protein III, protein MLEVLILTDILDRSIGPALAAEQDSLYKSRLLVGSLWCFIASVLGFFPFFILVDSLPDNAIWTYSLIALPLIFCWLMILSLLKKGRAYRPAAHAVIVSLNLVLFSGICVTGGPAMTEVHPLLLSPVIFAFLLLGYRDGLIWSMTTLTVYLSLGLLQIGGMAFLNIPPESARYQLRLFNFVYAFIICTALVLVYDAINRAIAAERDDERNRLQQLALMAINSAVINDSAVSLQQNSDDLLQASIDQKTAIEELATTSEQLGATAEQNSSIASQALGAINSTSQHVDNSLSSVTTLTDTMQKVQSLSHEIQSINNIINDIAYQTNLLSLNAMIEASRTSENGGFKVVALEVKKLAERSADAASTINRLLQENTNCVSLSVSHTESIKQCLDDVSDQIEPLIYAVGNIADASTEQVEAIRQINAGLNDVDRAVDVNRKLADHANSAAKALKTNTDELNAEFQKV, encoded by the coding sequence GTGTTAGAAGTGCTTATTCTCACCGATATTCTCGATCGATCCATTGGGCCCGCGCTCGCCGCAGAACAAGACTCTTTATATAAATCGCGTCTGCTGGTCGGCTCACTATGGTGCTTTATCGCCAGCGTATTGGGGTTTTTTCCGTTTTTCATCTTAGTAGACAGCCTACCTGATAACGCTATTTGGACGTACAGTCTGATTGCGCTGCCACTCATCTTTTGTTGGTTGATGATACTGTCGTTGCTAAAAAAAGGGCGTGCTTATCGCCCTGCTGCACACGCGGTCATTGTGAGTTTGAACCTGGTGCTTTTTTCCGGCATTTGTGTGACCGGCGGCCCGGCAATGACGGAAGTACACCCTCTTCTGCTCAGCCCGGTGATTTTCGCGTTTCTTTTACTTGGCTACCGCGATGGTCTTATCTGGTCGATGACCACACTGACAGTCTATCTCTCACTCGGCCTGCTACAAATAGGCGGTATGGCGTTCTTAAACATCCCCCCGGAATCTGCCCGCTATCAACTCCGTCTATTCAACTTCGTCTACGCCTTTATCATCTGCACGGCTTTAGTCTTGGTTTACGATGCCATCAATCGCGCTATCGCCGCGGAAAGAGATGATGAGAGAAATCGATTGCAGCAACTGGCCCTCATGGCCATTAACAGCGCCGTAATCAATGACAGTGCAGTTAGTTTGCAACAAAATAGTGATGATCTGCTGCAAGCGAGTATCGATCAAAAAACTGCTATTGAAGAATTGGCAACCACGTCTGAACAGCTGGGGGCCACTGCCGAACAAAATAGCAGTATTGCATCGCAAGCTTTAGGTGCCATCAACAGCACATCACAACATGTCGATAATTCATTATCATCGGTAACTACACTTACCGATACGATGCAAAAGGTACAATCACTAAGCCACGAGATACAGTCCATCAACAACATCATCAATGACATTGCGTATCAAACCAATCTGCTATCTCTCAATGCTATGATCGAAGCATCCCGAACCAGTGAAAACGGAGGCTTCAAAGTTGTTGCACTGGAAGTCAAAAAGTTGGCTGAGCGAAGCGCCGATGCGGCCTCAACCATTAACCGATTGCTTCAAGAAAACACTAACTGTGTCAGCCTGAGCGTTAGCCATACCGAATCCATCAAACAGTGTTTGGATGATGTATCAGATCAAATCGAGCCGTTAATTTACGCTGTCGGGAATATCGCCGATGCCAGTACCGAGCAGGTAGAGGCTATTCGTCAGATTAACGCAGGGTTAAACGATGTGGATAGAGCCGTCGATGTTAACCGCAAGCTGGCAGACCACGCAAACTCAGCCGCCAAGGCGCTAAAAACAAATACCGATGAATTGAATGCAGAATTTCAAAAAGTGTAG
- a CDS encoding putative protein, which yields MTRFKCRTDSPLCVPAKLHHSRSPQPYFRILTAFLYLLAMPATAYIYKPTEERQPRVAIIIDDIGYNIPQGRRTAELKGNVTLAVLPLTPGAVSIANQAHASGKEIMLHAPMSNSNDYKLGPGGLTPDMDKETFLRVLSESLDAIPHIRGVNNHMGSELTTIKEPMQWLMEDLKRRNLYFIDSLTSNQSVALSIARSYGVISQQRDIFLDNIQEEAKIEAQFNKLIRVAKKNGYAIGIGHPYPSTLNVLEKVLPELEQQHVELVFVSQLLDLR from the coding sequence ATGACACGATTTAAGTGCCGAACAGACTCCCCCCTGTGCGTACCCGCAAAGCTGCACCATTCGCGTAGCCCTCAGCCCTACTTTCGCATACTAACAGCATTTCTATACCTGCTGGCGATGCCAGCTACCGCCTATATTTATAAACCGACGGAAGAACGACAGCCGCGCGTCGCGATTATCATCGATGATATTGGTTACAACATTCCTCAAGGTCGACGAACCGCTGAACTCAAAGGCAACGTAACGCTTGCAGTTTTACCACTCACCCCAGGCGCCGTGAGCATCGCTAACCAAGCTCACGCCAGCGGCAAGGAGATCATGCTCCATGCACCGATGAGTAACAGCAATGATTACAAACTAGGCCCAGGCGGCCTGACACCAGACATGGACAAAGAAACGTTTCTGCGTGTCTTAAGTGAAAGCCTGGACGCCATTCCGCATATCCGCGGTGTGAATAATCATATGGGTAGTGAGCTCACGACCATCAAAGAACCGATGCAATGGTTAATGGAAGATTTGAAGCGTCGCAACTTGTATTTCATTGATAGCCTCACGTCGAACCAATCCGTCGCATTATCGATAGCACGCAGTTACGGGGTTATCAGCCAACAACGCGATATATTTTTGGATAACATTCAAGAAGAGGCAAAAATTGAAGCGCAATTTAATAAATTGATCCGGGTCGCTAAAAAGAACGGCTATGCCATCGGTATCGGCCATCCGTACCCATCGACATTGAATGTGCTTGAAAAGGTCCTACCTGAACTGGAACAACAACATGTTGAGTTGGTGTTTGTGTCCCAACTACTCGATCTACGTTAA
- the uspE gene encoding Universal stress protein E, which translates to MLFEQGKALVWVDDHIDYAVLSGCLLQLTQQHHLQVHFISVVPEKSRLKWLEPIDIDELDQALVDARRQHMERRLRDHSIAFESSCLHVCTGKPAAAVSQFADHGAFDLVIKAADLGHKTSPDDMALLRRCPKPVLLVKSGTAPIERIVAAIDIGDEMSHLFNEQILGQAEASTKALGASLELVSCWSFDYEADLRDSPFYRQKQSKIDAAITHEQSRLEQELESIGEGRAQRCRLLKGAVVESLSQYVEDNAVDLVVMGTVARSGFQGWVVGNTAEELLPAISCSILAIKPKDLFPG; encoded by the coding sequence ATGTTGTTTGAACAAGGGAAGGCGCTAGTTTGGGTGGATGATCATATCGATTATGCGGTCCTGTCCGGGTGTTTGCTGCAGTTAACCCAACAACATCACTTGCAAGTACATTTTATCTCCGTTGTACCCGAAAAGAGCCGGCTAAAGTGGCTTGAGCCTATTGATATAGATGAGCTCGATCAGGCACTGGTTGATGCCCGCCGCCAGCATATGGAACGTCGGTTGCGTGACCATAGCATTGCCTTTGAGAGTTCATGTTTACATGTTTGTACGGGCAAACCTGCCGCTGCCGTTAGCCAATTTGCCGACCATGGCGCTTTTGATCTTGTGATTAAGGCTGCGGATCTCGGCCATAAAACCAGTCCGGATGATATGGCGTTATTACGTCGTTGCCCTAAACCAGTTTTACTGGTGAAATCCGGTACTGCTCCGATTGAACGGATTGTCGCTGCGATTGATATTGGCGATGAAATGAGTCACCTGTTTAATGAGCAGATATTGGGGCAGGCGGAGGCCAGCACGAAAGCCCTGGGTGCTTCACTGGAGTTGGTTTCCTGTTGGTCTTTTGATTACGAAGCTGATCTGCGTGACAGCCCTTTCTATCGACAAAAGCAAAGCAAAATTGATGCTGCGATAACACACGAGCAGAGCCGATTGGAGCAGGAACTTGAATCCATTGGTGAAGGTCGGGCGCAACGTTGCCGTTTGCTAAAAGGCGCTGTTGTTGAATCTCTGAGTCAATATGTTGAAGACAATGCGGTGGATTTGGTTGTTATGGGAACGGTTGCTCGATCCGGTTTTCAGGGCTGGGTTGTCGGTAACACCGCAGAAGAATTATTGCCTGCGATCAGTTGTTCAATCCTAGCGATCAAGCCGAAAGATCTATTTCCTGGTTGA
- the kefF gene encoding Glutathione-regulated potassium-efflux system ancillary protein KefF — protein MKHRILVIFSHPAIRQSRFNRYLLANIESLEGIXIADLYEEYPAFHIDVAAERNRLQNHDVLVFQHPLLWFNCPSLMKEWLDRVLPFNSNACAYPHELAGKHWLSVVSSSVPLSIQADNSQADTDRSMERILDPFERIAVHCQMRFMRPWITDNTSALSTMDIHRRAEQYKNLLINIRDSGFDRSAAGA, from the coding sequence ATGAAGCACCGGATTCTGGTTATTTTTTCGCATCCGGCGATACGTCAATCCCGTTTTAATCGTTATCTGCTCGCCAATATCGAAAGCCTTGAAGGCATTNCTATCGCTGACCTCTATGAAGAATATCCTGCGTTTCATATCGACGTAGCTGCAGAGCGTAATCGTTTGCAAAACCATGATGTACTGGTATTCCAACACCCATTGCTGTGGTTCAATTGCCCGTCTTTAATGAAGGAATGGCTCGATCGTGTACTTCCCTTCAACTCCAACGCCTGCGCCTACCCGCACGAACTGGCGGGCAAACATTGGTTAAGTGTCGTGTCATCGTCGGTACCGTTGAGTATTCAAGCCGACAACAGCCAGGCCGATACTGACCGTTCCATGGAGCGCATTCTCGACCCGTTTGAACGTATTGCGGTACATTGCCAGATGCGCTTCATGCGTCCATGGATCACTGATAATACCTCCGCTCTCAGCACCATGGATATTCACCGCCGAGCTGAGCAATACAAAAATTTGCTCATTAACATCCGTGATTCCGGCTTTGATCGCTCAGCGGCTGGTGCGTGA